Proteins from a single region of Chryseobacterium scophthalmum:
- a CDS encoding OmpA family protein: protein MKSKLAILSLAIALPTTAFAQDSIQVMKNGEYPNTFSSGSANVQPFTQSSKRFNDWSISFGGGVPLLQSADLTSIKNGGGKTQIGYSAYFSVDKAITHAFGLKLQYDRGETRQGWFNTKDAAPANAAANMQVGARTQYDAISILGDINFSNLMRRVDNKSPYRWALHGYAGVGTLAYRAYQKDEFGQRLMTEVKPFKLNSFFGQAGAGLKYKLSNRVDLEGRLMYVVTTDDEFDGGGAQYSDINKISDQTSDNFFNATLGLTVNLGKHESHLMWHDPMQEIYYRTEVLESKINDIEVCKTGDADNDGVCDDWDRQLDTPAGARVDGSGVALDVDLDGVIDLNDKCVTVPGPVENNGCPVENQNTGTVSEAETKLDGIEFELNSDKILSNNTPILNNAVSYINSSNGSYTVVGATDARGTEAYNKNLSEKRANNVKQYLIKNGVESHKLDAQGNGKTDLKYPECDPASKCPEWKNKANRRVYFKAK from the coding sequence ATGAAATCAAAATTAGCAATTTTATCGCTTGCGATAGCGTTACCTACTACCGCGTTTGCACAAGATTCAATTCAAGTAATGAAGAATGGAGAATATCCGAATACATTTTCGTCGGGATCTGCCAATGTACAGCCTTTTACACAGTCTTCAAAAAGATTTAATGATTGGTCAATATCATTTGGTGGTGGTGTACCGCTATTGCAGTCTGCAGATCTTACCTCTATTAAAAACGGAGGCGGAAAAACTCAAATTGGTTATTCGGCTTATTTCAGTGTTGATAAAGCGATAACCCATGCTTTTGGTCTTAAATTACAGTACGATCGTGGCGAAACAAGACAGGGATGGTTTAATACGAAAGATGCTGCACCAGCAAACGCTGCCGCAAATATGCAAGTTGGAGCAAGAACTCAATATGATGCAATCTCTATTTTAGGAGACATCAACTTTTCTAATCTGATGAGACGTGTAGATAACAAATCTCCTTACAGATGGGCATTACACGGTTATGCTGGTGTTGGTACATTAGCTTACAGAGCTTACCAAAAAGACGAATTTGGTCAAAGACTGATGACAGAAGTGAAACCTTTTAAATTAAACTCTTTCTTCGGACAGGCAGGTGCAGGTTTAAAATATAAATTATCTAACAGAGTAGACCTTGAAGGAAGATTGATGTATGTAGTGACTACCGATGATGAATTTGACGGAGGAGGAGCACAATATAGTGATATCAACAAAATCTCAGATCAGACTTCTGATAATTTCTTTAATGCAACTTTAGGTTTAACGGTTAATTTAGGAAAACATGAGTCTCACTTGATGTGGCACGATCCAATGCAGGAAATTTACTACAGAACCGAAGTTTTAGAATCAAAAATAAATGATATTGAGGTTTGTAAAACTGGTGATGCAGATAATGACGGAGTTTGTGATGATTGGGACAGACAGCTTGATACTCCTGCAGGAGCAAGAGTTGACGGATCTGGTGTAGCTCTTGATGTTGACTTAGACGGAGTTATTGATCTTAATGATAAATGTGTAACAGTTCCTGGTCCTGTAGAAAATAATGGTTGTCCTGTGGAAAATCAAAATACAGGAACGGTATCTGAAGCAGAAACAAAATTGGACGGAATTGAGTTTGAACTTAATTCAGATAAAATTTTATCAAACAATACTCCGATTTTGAATAATGCTGTAAGCTATATCAATTCTTCAAACGGATCTTACACCGTTGTTGGTGCTACAGATGCAAGAGGAACTGAAGCGTACAATAAAAACCTATCCGAAAAAAGAGCAAATAATGTAAAGCAGTATTTGATCAAAAATGGAGTAGAATCGCACAAACTTGATGCACAAGGAAATGGAAAAACAGATTTGAAATATCCTGAGTGTGACCCAGCTTCAAAATGTCCTGAATGGAAAAACAAAGCAAATAGAAGAGTGTATTTTAAAGCAAAATAA
- a CDS encoding YncE family protein, whose protein sequence is MKNLIFGLPVALLATLFTSCSSDDYYYSDSPKIYEEKVVVANRGAGSVSFIDATSNQVSTLAISGSEPMYVVYVPTKDKIFVGDRAGKKVHIINPQTKAVESSITVGNGVFHMWADGMGKQLWVSNDIDNTISVIDLNTNTVVKTINVGMKPHDVFLSKDATKAYVSVFNVDAAMPDKVYMYSTSDYSKTGEANVGKDPHLYHLPNTNKLFVACQSGQVYALNGSNLTVISNNAFTGAHGIFPSADQNTVFVTNITGQQLYSINAATGMQNGMPLMALSTTPHNIVVNEDGNKMFVTHSGGTATAVSTYTISGTSLTAGTTITAGTNPFGLAYYKREVK, encoded by the coding sequence ATGAAAAATTTAATTTTCGGTCTACCGGTAGCTTTATTGGCTACTTTATTCACAAGCTGCAGCAGTGATGATTATTACTACAGTGATTCTCCTAAAATTTACGAAGAAAAAGTAGTTGTAGCAAACAGAGGCGCAGGAAGCGTAAGCTTTATTGATGCCACTTCCAACCAAGTGAGTACTCTTGCAATCTCAGGTTCTGAGCCGATGTATGTAGTGTACGTTCCTACCAAAGACAAAATATTTGTTGGAGACAGAGCGGGGAAAAAAGTCCATATTATAAACCCACAAACCAAAGCTGTTGAAAGTTCTATAACAGTTGGTAACGGTGTTTTTCATATGTGGGCAGATGGTATGGGAAAACAGTTATGGGTAAGTAACGATATAGACAATACTATTTCGGTGATTGATCTCAATACAAATACTGTCGTTAAAACAATTAATGTTGGGATGAAACCACATGATGTATTCTTAAGCAAAGATGCAACAAAAGCATACGTTTCTGTTTTTAATGTTGATGCGGCAATGCCTGACAAAGTGTACATGTATTCTACTTCAGATTATTCTAAAACTGGCGAAGCAAACGTTGGAAAAGATCCTCATTTGTATCATTTACCCAATACTAACAAATTGTTTGTTGCTTGTCAATCAGGTCAAGTATATGCTTTGAATGGCAGTAATCTGACTGTGATTTCTAATAATGCTTTCACTGGTGCGCACGGAATATTTCCTTCAGCAGACCAAAACACTGTTTTTGTAACCAATATTACTGGACAGCAATTGTACTCTATAAATGCAGCCACAGGAATGCAAAACGGAATGCCTTTAATGGCTTTGAGTACCACACCTCATAATATTGTAGTGAATGAAGACGGAAACAAAATGTTTGTCACCCATTCCGGAGGTACCGCAACCGCTGTATCAACTTATACAATTAGCGGAACTTCTTTAACTGCAGGTACAACAATTACAGCGGGAACCAATCCTTTTGGTTTAGCTTATTATAAAAGAGAGGTCAAATAA
- a CDS encoding sigma-54-dependent transcriptional regulator, with product MNTILIIDDEAKIRSLLSRIISLEGFEVFEASNLKSGLRKLETSEIDIVICDVKLPDGNGVEFSRTVKEKFATVEIILLTAFGNIPDGVLAIKNGAFDYITKGDDNTRILPLIYKAAEKVALNKRVLHLEKQLNRKQSFDSIIGESSMIISTINSAQKVAATDATVLLTGETGTGKEVFAQAIHHASKRNKNNFIAINCSAFGKDLLENELFGHKAGAFTGALKDSKGIFEEANQGTVFLDEIGEMPLDLQAKLLRVLESGEFLKVGDSKPTKTDVRIIAATNRDLEAEIEKGSFREDLYYRINIFQIKLPSLRERIADIELLVKFFLKSFSLKTGKNITSISPDYLKALKNHLWKGNIRELRNVIERSVILTDSPEIGIESLPIDISVYSGDKDSAQTKIMSAFSMASAEKMQIQKVLNHTKGNKAEAARLLEIGIATLYRKVEEYKIS from the coding sequence TTGAATACTATTTTAATTATCGACGACGAAGCCAAAATAAGGTCGCTTCTGTCACGCATCATAAGTCTTGAAGGGTTTGAAGTTTTCGAAGCCAGTAATCTGAAAAGTGGCTTAAGAAAACTCGAAACTTCAGAAATTGATATTGTGATTTGCGATGTTAAACTTCCCGATGGAAATGGAGTAGAATTTTCCCGAACGGTTAAAGAGAAGTTTGCTACCGTTGAAATCATTCTTTTAACAGCCTTTGGAAACATTCCCGATGGCGTTCTTGCTATTAAAAATGGTGCTTTCGATTATATTACAAAAGGTGACGACAATACCCGAATTCTCCCGTTAATTTATAAGGCAGCCGAAAAGGTAGCACTCAATAAGAGAGTATTGCATCTTGAAAAACAACTCAATAGAAAACAATCTTTTGACAGTATTATCGGTGAATCATCAATGATCATTTCGACTATTAATTCGGCTCAAAAAGTAGCGGCAACAGATGCAACGGTGCTTTTAACTGGTGAAACCGGAACCGGAAAAGAAGTTTTTGCTCAGGCAATTCATCATGCAAGCAAGAGAAATAAAAATAATTTTATTGCCATCAACTGTTCTGCTTTTGGAAAAGATTTGTTGGAAAACGAATTATTTGGTCACAAAGCAGGTGCTTTTACAGGCGCTTTGAAAGACAGTAAAGGGATTTTTGAAGAAGCCAACCAGGGAACGGTTTTTCTGGATGAAATAGGTGAAATGCCGTTAGATCTTCAGGCAAAACTATTGCGTGTTTTAGAGTCCGGAGAGTTTCTGAAAGTAGGAGACAGTAAACCTACGAAAACCGATGTAAGAATTATTGCAGCAACCAACAGAGATCTGGAAGCTGAAATCGAAAAAGGAAGTTTCCGTGAAGATTTATATTACAGAATCAATATTTTTCAAATAAAACTTCCTTCATTGCGGGAAAGAATTGCTGATATTGAATTGTTGGTTAAATTTTTCCTGAAAAGTTTTTCACTTAAAACAGGGAAAAACATAACTTCGATTTCTCCAGATTATTTAAAAGCCTTAAAAAACCATCTTTGGAAAGGTAATATTCGTGAGCTTCGAAACGTCATTGAACGAAGCGTTATTCTTACAGATTCCCCAGAAATAGGAATAGAAAGTCTTCCAATAGATATTTCCGTATATAGCGGCGATAAAGATTCCGCACAGACAAAAATAATGTCGGCATTTTCTATGGCAAGTGCCGAAAAAATGCAGATACAGAAAGTCCTCAATCATACCAAAGGTAATAAAGCCGAAGCAGCACGATTACTGGAAATCGGTATTGCAACTTTGTACAGAAAAGTAGAAGAGTACAAAATTTCGTAA
- a CDS encoding DUF7674 family protein, whose amino-acid sequence MNHTDAVREIIKLIPESQEEFKDSYKTKTPFMVISVFTKQIKKLIKDHDQKILMKSIIKMNLLYSKGDQALKNAIENIFVYSLDSLTFCCEPSYKNLIFAKMSPTLQNNYLRQVYKSGI is encoded by the coding sequence ATGAATCATACAGATGCCGTAAGAGAAATCATAAAATTGATTCCTGAATCTCAGGAAGAGTTTAAAGATTCTTACAAAACAAAAACACCGTTTATGGTGATCAGTGTTTTCACCAAGCAAATCAAAAAACTAATAAAAGATCATGATCAGAAAATTCTGATGAAATCGATCATCAAGATGAATCTGCTTTACAGCAAAGGAGATCAGGCCTTAAAAAACGCTATCGAAAACATTTTTGTTTACTCTTTAGATAGTCTCACGTTTTGTTGCGAACCATCATACAAAAATTTGATTTTCGCAAAAATGTCACCGACTCTGCAAAATAACTATCTACGTCAGGTTTATAAATCAGGAATTTAA
- a CDS encoding DUF7674 family protein, which produces MLNKINRFTAVEYLKVFFPAVRKEIVTLSEQNNFPGVVQIAVDDIKVLTEKSNVQKINISIKRMYWIYKNGNSYIRYIIENLFVRSFGNLRKNLKPQQWKFLYQEIPKDFRNVYSEQTKKDQNLKF; this is translated from the coding sequence ATGTTGAATAAAATAAACAGATTTACTGCTGTAGAATATCTGAAAGTATTTTTTCCGGCGGTTCGAAAAGAGATTGTAACGCTTTCTGAGCAAAACAATTTTCCGGGAGTAGTGCAAATTGCAGTAGATGATATTAAAGTTCTTACAGAAAAATCAAACGTACAGAAGATTAATATTTCAATCAAAAGAATGTACTGGATTTACAAAAACGGAAATTCCTACATCAGATACATTATAGAAAATCTTTTTGTACGCTCATTCGGAAATCTGAGAAAAAATCTGAAACCGCAACAATGGAAATTTCTCTATCAGGAAATTCCAAAAGATTTTAGAAATGTGTATAGCGAACAAACAAAAAAAGATCAAAACTTAAAATTTTAA
- a CDS encoding potassium-transporting ATPase subunit F, with product MTILFLISIAIFIYICYVLVKPEKF from the coding sequence ATGACCATTCTATTTCTTATTTCAATAGCCATATTCATTTATATCTGCTATGTGCTTGTAAAACCTGAAAAATTTTAA
- the kdpA gene encoding potassium-transporting ATPase subunit KdpA, translating into MNTEILGVVAMFLITLLLAIPFGKYISKVYTGEKTFLDPVFKPVERLFYKISGINPDHEMNWKQHLVALLTINFLWFFMSMLILMNMSWLPLNPDGNPDMSPDLAFNTTISFLVNCNLQHYSGETGMSYLGQIWLMFLQFVSAATGMAASIVIFKAFRERSTTKLGNFYDYLLKSTTRILLPLSFLMGTIMVFQGMPMTFSGKDKMITLEGKNVEVSTGPVAAFVPIKHVGTNGGGFFGANGAHPLENPTYFTNMVEMFAQFIIPMAMVFAFGHFIRRKKFGYMIFGVMTVGFLLLAVPTVIMEMNGNPAISQMGIDQSLGAMEGKEIRFGSAASGFWSIVTTVISTGSINSMHDSAMPLSGMTQMLAMMVNAFYGGDGAGILNIFIYIILAVFISGLMVGRTPEFMGKKIEAREMKIAMIVALFHPFLILVGTAIATYFPEVGTSTLNNPEFHGFSEVLYEYTSSAANNGSGFEGLGDNNLFWNISTGIVLLLGRFLPIIGPVAIAGLLAQKKYIPEGEGTLKTDTSTFGLMTFAVIAIIAALSFFPALALGPIAEYFSMK; encoded by the coding sequence ATGAACACTGAAATCTTAGGCGTTGTAGCGATGTTTTTAATAACATTACTGTTGGCGATACCTTTTGGAAAGTATATTTCAAAAGTCTACACAGGAGAAAAAACCTTTCTTGATCCTGTTTTCAAACCCGTAGAAAGGTTATTCTACAAAATATCAGGAATTAATCCTGATCATGAAATGAATTGGAAGCAACATTTAGTAGCACTCTTAACCATCAATTTCTTATGGTTTTTTATGAGCATGCTGATTTTGATGAATATGAGCTGGCTTCCGCTCAACCCAGACGGAAATCCGGATATGTCGCCGGATTTAGCCTTCAATACAACCATTTCTTTCTTAGTCAACTGTAATTTGCAGCATTATTCTGGAGAAACAGGAATGAGTTATTTAGGACAGATCTGGTTGATGTTTCTTCAATTTGTTTCCGCAGCAACAGGAATGGCGGCCTCAATAGTTATTTTTAAAGCTTTCAGAGAAAGATCCACTACAAAGCTTGGAAATTTTTACGACTATTTACTTAAATCTACGACCAGAATTTTACTACCTCTTTCATTTTTAATGGGAACAATAATGGTATTTCAGGGAATGCCGATGACCTTCAGCGGAAAAGATAAAATGATCACGCTAGAAGGTAAAAATGTAGAGGTTTCTACAGGACCAGTTGCAGCATTTGTTCCTATAAAACACGTTGGAACCAATGGTGGAGGTTTTTTTGGAGCCAACGGAGCACATCCTTTAGAAAATCCCACTTACTTTACCAATATGGTGGAGATGTTTGCCCAATTTATCATTCCGATGGCGATGGTTTTTGCATTTGGGCATTTTATCCGAAGAAAAAAATTCGGGTACATGATTTTTGGAGTCATGACGGTTGGTTTTCTTTTGTTGGCTGTACCAACGGTTATTATGGAAATGAATGGTAATCCTGCGATCAGCCAAATGGGGATTGATCAGTCATTAGGCGCAATGGAAGGTAAAGAAATTCGTTTCGGATCAGCCGCTTCAGGTTTTTGGAGTATTGTAACTACGGTTATTTCTACAGGATCTATCAATTCAATGCATGACAGTGCGATGCCGCTGTCAGGAATGACTCAAATGCTTGCAATGATGGTCAATGCTTTCTATGGCGGCGACGGAGCAGGTATTCTGAATATCTTCATCTACATTATTCTTGCCGTTTTCATCAGCGGATTGATGGTAGGTCGTACTCCGGAATTTATGGGTAAAAAAATTGAAGCCCGTGAAATGAAAATTGCGATGATCGTAGCGTTATTTCATCCGTTTCTTATTCTTGTTGGAACTGCGATCGCGACTTATTTTCCGGAAGTCGGAACTTCTACTCTCAACAATCCAGAATTCCACGGTTTCAGCGAAGTATTGTATGAATATACATCTTCTGCAGCCAATAACGGAAGTGGTTTTGAAGGTTTAGGCGATAACAATCTTTTTTGGAATATTTCGACAGGAATTGTCTTGTTGTTGGGGCGTTTCTTACCGATTATTGGCCCTGTAGCAATTGCAGGATTATTAGCTCAGAAAAAATATATTCCGGAAGGTGAAGGAACTTTAAAAACAGATACTTCAACATTTGGACTCATGACTTTTGCAGTGATTGCCATTATTGCGGCACTGTCTTTCTTCCCGGCATTGGCTTTAGGACCAATTGCAGAATATTTTTCAATGAAATAA
- the kdpB gene encoding potassium-transporting ATPase subunit KdpB, translating to MTQNKSLFQKELVQEALKQSFVKLNPKLMFKNPVMFLVWLGTLVMFFVSIWTLTGEKSQGSFAYNFTVFIILLLTVLFGNFAEAIAEARGKAQADSLRKTREETPAKLQNGQIVSSSKLQKGDVFVCEAGDIIPSDGEIIEGLATIDESAITGESAPVIREAGGDKSSVTGGTKVLSDKIVVQVTTQPGESFLDKMIALVEGASRQKTPNEIALTILLAGFTLVFIIVCVTLKPFADYSNVTITIASFISLFVCLIPTTIGGLLSAIGIAGMDRALRANVITKSGRAVETAGDIDVLLLDKTGTITIGNRKATSFYPAHQVDEKQLIKAAVLSSMADETPEGKSIIELAGINPLGYEINNPQFIKFTAETRSSGIDFDETRIRKGATDAIRKISEAAGNTFPQEIDLKVKEISQNGGTPLVVSENEKVLGVIELQDIIKPGISERFDRLRKMGIKTVMVTGDNPLTAKFIAEKAGVDDFIAEAKPEDKMNYIKKEQTEGRLVAMMGDGTNDAPALAQADVGVAMNSGTQAAKEAGNMVDLDNDPTKLIEVVEIGKQLLMTRGTLTTFSIANDVAKYFAIIPALFITAIPALQGLNIMNLHSPESAILSAVIFNAIIIPILIPLALKGVVYKPIGASALLRRNLFIFGLGGVVIPFIGIKIIDLIVSLFF from the coding sequence ATGACTCAAAATAAATCTTTGTTTCAAAAAGAATTGGTTCAGGAAGCACTGAAACAATCTTTTGTGAAGCTGAATCCTAAACTGATGTTTAAAAACCCTGTCATGTTTCTTGTATGGCTCGGTACATTGGTGATGTTTTTCGTAAGTATCTGGACTTTGACGGGGGAAAAATCTCAGGGAAGTTTTGCCTACAATTTTACGGTTTTCATCATTCTTTTATTGACTGTTCTGTTTGGAAATTTTGCAGAAGCAATTGCCGAAGCGAGAGGAAAAGCTCAGGCAGACAGCCTTCGTAAAACCAGAGAAGAAACCCCTGCAAAACTGCAGAACGGGCAAATCGTTTCTTCATCTAAATTACAGAAAGGAGATGTTTTTGTTTGTGAAGCTGGAGATATTATTCCTTCAGACGGAGAAATCATTGAAGGTCTTGCTACAATAGATGAAAGTGCGATTACCGGAGAGTCTGCTCCTGTAATTCGTGAAGCGGGTGGTGATAAAAGTTCTGTAACTGGAGGTACAAAAGTTTTGTCCGACAAAATTGTTGTACAGGTAACTACACAACCGGGAGAAAGTTTTTTAGATAAAATGATTGCTTTGGTAGAAGGTGCTTCCAGACAAAAAACTCCAAACGAAATTGCATTGACCATTTTACTGGCAGGTTTTACATTGGTGTTTATAATTGTTTGCGTCACGTTAAAACCGTTTGCCGATTATTCTAATGTAACGATTACGATTGCATCATTTATTTCTCTATTTGTATGTCTTATTCCAACAACTATTGGCGGATTATTATCTGCGATTGGTATTGCTGGAATGGACAGAGCTTTGAGAGCAAACGTGATTACAAAAAGTGGTAGAGCAGTAGAAACAGCCGGAGATATTGATGTTTTACTTTTAGATAAAACCGGTACAATTACCATAGGAAATCGTAAAGCAACAAGTTTTTATCCTGCACATCAGGTTGATGAAAAGCAATTGATAAAAGCAGCGGTTTTAAGTTCAATGGCAGATGAAACTCCTGAAGGAAAATCGATTATTGAATTGGCAGGAATTAATCCTTTAGGCTACGAAATAAATAACCCTCAATTTATCAAATTTACGGCAGAAACCAGAAGCTCAGGAATTGATTTTGATGAAACCCGCATTAGAAAAGGAGCAACAGATGCTATCAGAAAAATATCTGAAGCAGCTGGAAACACTTTCCCACAAGAAATAGATTTAAAGGTTAAAGAAATTTCTCAAAATGGTGGAACGCCATTGGTGGTTTCAGAAAATGAAAAAGTTTTGGGAGTTATTGAACTTCAGGACATTATCAAACCCGGAATCAGCGAACGTTTTGACCGTCTAAGAAAAATGGGTATTAAAACCGTAATGGTTACCGGAGATAACCCGCTTACCGCAAAATTTATCGCAGAAAAAGCAGGAGTTGATGATTTTATCGCAGAAGCAAAACCTGAAGATAAGATGAATTACATCAAGAAAGAACAAACTGAAGGTCGTTTGGTTGCGATGATGGGAGACGGTACCAATGATGCTCCCGCTTTAGCTCAGGCAGATGTGGGTGTTGCAATGAACAGTGGAACTCAGGCTGCAAAAGAAGCCGGAAACATGGTTGATCTGGATAACGATCCTACAAAATTAATTGAAGTTGTAGAAATTGGTAAACAATTACTGATGACGAGAGGAACATTAACGACATTCAGTATTGCCAATGACGTTGCCAAATATTTTGCGATTATTCCTGCATTATTTATTACGGCAATTCCTGCTTTACAAGGTTTAAATATTATGAATCTTCACAGCCCGGAAAGTGCAATTTTATCTGCGGTAATCTTCAATGCGATTATCATTCCGATATTGATTCCATTAGCTTTGAAAGGGGTTGTTTACAAACCAATCGGCGCATCGGCTTTGTTAAGACGTAATCTATTCATCTTCGGATTGGGTGGTGTGGTAATTCCATTTATCGGTATTAAAATTATAGACCTCATCGTTTCCTTATTTTTCTAA
- a CDS encoding K(+)-transporting ATPase subunit C: MKTHILPAIKLTALCIILLAIIYPVSIWAIAQLSPNRGKGDLITHNNKTYYANIAQSFTSDKYFWSRPSSVDYNAAGSGGSNKGPSNEEYLKQVQARIDTFMMKNPGIAKSEIPADIVTASGSGLDPNISVQAAKIQAKRIAKSRNLYEREINNLIAEHTEKSLIGLFGPEKINVLELNIALDQLSGK, from the coding sequence ATGAAAACACATATTTTACCTGCAATAAAACTGACAGCTTTGTGCATCATCCTTCTTGCAATTATTTATCCGGTTTCTATTTGGGCAATTGCTCAGCTTTCACCTAATCGTGGGAAAGGAGATTTGATTACTCACAATAACAAAACCTATTACGCAAATATCGCACAGTCTTTTACCAGCGATAAATATTTTTGGTCAAGACCTTCTTCGGTAGATTACAATGCTGCAGGTTCTGGAGGAAGCAACAAAGGTCCATCAAATGAAGAGTATTTAAAACAAGTCCAGGCTCGTATCGATACTTTTATGATGAAAAACCCGGGAATTGCAAAGTCAGAAATCCCTGCAGATATTGTAACGGCAAGTGGAAGTGGACTTGACCCAAATATCTCGGTACAAGCTGCAAAAATTCAGGCAAAAAGAATTGCTAAAAGCAGAAATCTGTATGAAAGAGAAATCAATAACCTCATCGCTGAACATACAGAAAAATCATTGATTGGACTATTTGGTCCTGAAAAAATCAATGTTCTTGAATTGAATATCGCACTAGACCAATTAAGTGGAAAATAA
- a CDS encoding porin: protein MKKILFVLLAVCGITVYAQNDSIKKSLTIGGYAEVYYTVDFNNPKNNNRPGFVYSHNRNNEVNVNLAYIKTAYNTENVRANLALAVGTYMNANYAAEQGVMKNVYEANVGLKISKKHNLWIDAGIFPSHLGFESAVGKDNWTLTRSLFADNSPYFETGAKISYTSESGKWFVSGLVLNGWQRIQRVDGNSTPAFGHQLIFKPNEKLTINSSSFIGNDKPDSIRQMRYFHNLYAVYQINKKFGLTAGFDIGAEQKTKGSDQYTIWYTPVLIAKYNVTDKLSFTARGEYYQDEKGVIISTGTENGFETFGYSFNADYQIFPNLVWRTEIRNLSSKDAIFMNRTDEFNKNSLTATTALAISF from the coding sequence ATGAAAAAAATACTTTTTGTTTTGTTAGCTGTATGCGGAATCACTGTATATGCTCAAAACGATTCAATCAAAAAATCACTTACAATAGGCGGATACGCTGAAGTTTATTACACAGTAGATTTTAATAATCCTAAAAACAATAACCGACCAGGATTTGTGTATAGCCACAATAGAAATAACGAAGTGAACGTGAATTTAGCATATATAAAAACTGCTTACAACACAGAAAATGTACGAGCTAATCTGGCTCTCGCTGTGGGAACTTATATGAATGCAAATTATGCAGCCGAACAAGGCGTGATGAAAAATGTTTATGAGGCAAATGTAGGTTTGAAAATCTCTAAAAAACATAATTTATGGATCGATGCCGGAATTTTCCCATCGCATTTAGGTTTTGAAAGTGCGGTAGGAAAAGATAACTGGACGCTTACCCGAAGTCTTTTTGCCGACAATTCTCCTTATTTCGAAACGGGTGCAAAAATTTCTTACACTTCTGAAAGTGGGAAATGGTTTGTAAGCGGATTGGTACTCAACGGTTGGCAAAGAATTCAGAGAGTTGACGGAAATTCTACTCCTGCATTCGGTCATCAGTTGATATTTAAACCTAATGAAAAACTGACGATTAACAGCAGTTCTTTCATAGGAAATGATAAACCCGATAGTATTCGCCAAATGCGATATTTCCACAATCTGTATGCGGTATATCAAATCAACAAAAAGTTTGGGCTTACTGCAGGTTTTGATATCGGAGCCGAACAAAAAACAAAAGGAAGCGACCAATATACTATTTGGTACACGCCAGTTTTAATTGCAAAATACAATGTTACCGATAAATTGAGTTTTACAGCAAGAGGAGAATATTATCAGGATGAAAAAGGAGTAATCATTTCTACAGGTACAGAAAATGGTTTCGAAACTTTCGGATATTCTTTCAATGCAGACTATCAGATTTTCCCCAATCTTGTCTGGCGAACAGAAATTAGAAATTTAAGCAGTAAAGATGCTATCTTTATGAACAGAACAGATGAGTTTAATAAAAACAGTTTGACAGCCACTACAGCTTTAGCAATTTCATTTTAA